One part of the Nymphalis io chromosome 22, ilAglIoxx1.1, whole genome shotgun sequence genome encodes these proteins:
- the LOC126777387 gene encoding waprin-Phi2 — MGSTTIVLAIFAVVFIIGYTEGATGSCPLPSKIYGCSPKCQQNYDCSNGKVCCPNSCNSKSCVDLAAVGGANNGKDKYSQSGGAGVYCNNQKCSPFEVCKLDPSTKRMKCMRA, encoded by the exons ATGG GTTCAACGACAATCGTGCTGGCCATTTTCGCCGTGGTCTTCATTATCGGCTACACGGAAGGCG CTACAGGCAGCTGTCCCCTGCCATCTAAAATCTACGGCTGCAGCCCAAAATGTCAACAGAACTATGACTGTAGCAATGGCAAGGTGTGCTGTCCGAATTCCTGTAACTCGAAGTCCTGCGTAGATCTTGCTGCTGTTGGTGGCGCAAACAACGGAAAGGACAAGTATTCTCAGT ctgGTGGCGCTGGCGTGTATTGCAACAACCAGAAATGCAGTCCTTTCGAAGTTTGCAAGCTTGATCCATCTACCAAGAGGATGAAGTGCATGcgtgcttaa